TTGTCATCGCTCCTGACGTGACACAACCTGGATGCCGTCCGGATGCACCCCGACCTGGCATCAACTAAAAGAGCTCTAGATCAATCAGCATCGTTGGCTCGTGAACTTCCACTCTTTTATTCTCCtcattattacattttttattcaataaagTGAATTCAATACGCAACATTTTTGGTGTCAGAAGTGGGATCCTAACAAAAGGCGATCCAGTAAAAGTGCGATTAGGAATCTGATCCACAGAATTGCAAAACTGCGTATTGCGTGAATGAGAGAGACAAAATGGCTACCATCGACAATGAAACAATGGCAACACTTTCAAGCATGATTGCGCGAGCCTTGCAATCCGCAATTGGCACTGCTGTTGGCCAGGCCAGAGAAGACGTCGCAGCTTCGTCCCAGCAAAAACTACCGCCATTTTCTCACGAGCCATACCAACGAACTGAGGGGATGTCTGTCGCTGATTATTTCGACCGGCTTGAATGGGCGCTCCAACTCAACAACATTCCCAAGGAAAAATACGCCGACTACGCACGCGTACACATGGGGTCAGTGCTTAACAACGCCTTTAAGTTCTTGATAACGCCCAAGAATCCAGAAGAAATTCCATACGAAGAACTTCGCCAAATTCTACAGCGGCACTTCGACCAAGCGAAAAACAAGTTCGTGGAAAGTATCAAGTTCCGGAACATTCGACAACAGAAAGGAGAGACAATTGCCCAGTTTGTATTGCGGCTTAAACAAGGTGCTGCCTCCTGCGAATATGGAACTTTTCTTGACCGAATGTTAATCGAACAAATGCTTCATGGTTTCGATGAACGCGCAATTTGTGATACAATTGTTGCAAAGAACCCTACGACTTTCAAAGAAGCCTTCGACATCGCCATCGCTATGGAAGCCACACACAACACGGCTCGACAAGTAGGCACTGTTTCACCCGTATCAGAAACAACACACCGGCTTGGGTTTGAAAAACCgcgcacaaaacaacaacaacgccgtATAGCACCTGCTAACCGTAACCGGCAGACGAGCAGTGAATCATCCGATCGACCACCGAACACATTCTACGAAAGCGGCACACAACGTACAAATTCCTGTAATGGGTGTGGAGGACAACACTTGCGAAGCCAATGCCGTTTTCGCACCGCTAAATGCAACAAATGCAATCGAAAGGGCCATATTGCAAAGGTATGTAGATCTGAACGGAAACTTTTACCAACTGCACAGGTTCAGTCGCAGCAGAACTCCGATATCGACGTGGTACAATCGCTACATTGTATCAACAATATGCCGTCCGTGAACAAGAAAATGCTTAACGTGAAGATCAACGGTTTTCCCCTGACGATGGAATTGGACACCGGAGCAACAAATGCGGCATAATCAGCGAAACCACATTACGTAAAATACTGCCGAAATATTCGCTGCAACCGTCAGACCGCCAATTTTCAAGTTACACAGGACATCGTATCAACTGCATTGGTCGCCTGTTCGTCCAAGTTTCACTTGGAACCACATCTAACAATCTTTTCTTATATGTTGTAGAAGGGAAGTATGACTCGCTTTTCGGACGCGATTGGATAGCACAGTTCACAAATGAGATCAATTTTCGTGAACTGTTTACTTCAACTGTACCAGTAAACGTACTCTCAAGCATCGAACCAACTCGGGAACAAGCAGCTCAACTGTCGAAACTGCTCGAAGACTTTAACAATATCTTTAGCGACGTTCCAGGTATGCTTGTAGGGCCACCAGCGAAGGTACACTTAAAACCCGATACCACTCCAGTTTTCGCTCGAGCACGAGATGTACCACTCGCTCTTCGAGAACGCTACGCATCAGAGATCGACAAGAAACTTGCTTCCGGATTCTACGAAAAAGTTGAAGTTTCAGAATGGGCTTCACCGACCCATATCGTCATTAAAAAGAACGGAGGTATTCGGATAACCGGGAACTACAAACCGACTGTAAATCCCAAAATGATTATCGACGAACACCCAATACCAAAAATCGAAGACATCTTCAACAAAATGAAAGGAGCTGCCCTGTTTTGCCACCTCGACGTAACGGATGCTTACACGCACCTTCCAATCGACGAAGACTTCCGGCATATTTTGACGCTAAACACATCGACACATGGACTGATCCGTCCCAAGAGAGCGGTGTATGGTGCTGCAAACATTCCAGCTATTTGGCAGCGACGTATGGAGACGATCCTTCAAGGTTTGACCAATGTTGTCAGTTTTTTCGATGACGTCATTGTATTTGCGAAAGACTTCGAAGAGATGCTAGCAGCGCTGAACGAGACATTGGAACAAATGCGACGAAACGGTCTTCGACTAAATCGTTCCAAATGCATCTTTGCGACATCATCCCTCGAATGCTTGGGTCATCGCATCGATAGTCACGGCCTGCACAAATCAGACAAACACATAAAAGCCATACGCGACGCTCCAACACCAACTACACCAGAGGAACTACAATTATTTCTTGGTAAGGCAACTTATTATTCCTCATTCATACCCAATCTCTCTTGTAGGGCACGTCCTCTTCGAGATGTACTGCTTACCGATCcttttgagtggacacaagcaGCAGAGAAGGCCTACCAAGACATAAAACTTGCGCTAATTTCACCTCAAGTGCTGATGCAGTATGATCCATCGTTACCACTGATTCTCGCAACAGACGCTAGCAAAACCGGTCTCGGCGCTGTTCTCTCACATCGATTGAGCAATGGATCAGAACGACCGATCGCGTATGCTAGTTGTACAATGTCGCAAACTGAACAACGATACCCTATGATTGATAAGGAGGCTCTTGCGATAGTGTGGGCAGTGAAAAGTTTTTCCATTACCTCTATGCGCGAAAATTCACTCTAATCACTGATCATAAGCCCCTTACTCAAATACTGCACCCAGAAAAGTCTTTGCCTACTTTGTGCATTAGTCGAATGGCCAACTACGCCGACTATCTGGCACATTTCAATTTCGATATTGTCTACAGGCCCACAAACCAGAATACAAACGCCGATTACTGCTCCAGAATCCCAAATGCGCCAACAGAAAACCAGAGCAATAGACAATTTTCACACGAGGGAGGAAATATGGATGATGAATTCGATCATTTTATTCTCAAACAGATTCAGCAACTCCCAATTAGAGCAGAACACATTGCACGTGAAACGCGCAAAGACAGCCAACTAGGCAAAATAATCCAAGATCTTGAACACGGTAGAGACCTCGCGAGAATGGGTTATAAAGCACCCGAGGCAAAATATACCCTAACAGCGAACTGCCTGATGTTCGAGCATCGCGTCGTAATTCCGGCTTCCCTGCGCAAAGCCATAATGAACGATTTACATGCAGCTCACATTGGAATCGTCAAAATGAAAGGGTTGGCACGATCATATGTCTATTGGCcaggaattgattccgaaatcGAGCAAACAGCTAAATCTTGCACAGAATGTGCACGACAAGCCACAAGTCCaccaaaattcaacaaacacCATTGGGAATACCCTAACGCACCTTGGGAACGCATACATATCGACTATGCAGGTCCCGTGGCAGGCGCTATGCTATTAGTAGTTGTGGATGCATACAGCAAATGGTTCGAGATAAAGGTAACCACATCAACTACAACAAACGCAACGATCAGTTTACTGGATGAACTATTCGCAGCTTATGGAGCACCAGTAACGGTAGTTTCCGACAACGGTCCACAATTTGCATCAGCCGATTTCACGTCTTACCTCAAAAACACAGGCGTTAAGTACCATAAGCTGACAGCCCCCTACCATCCGGCTACAAACGGCCAAGCAGAACGGTATGTTCAAACCGTAAAAAAGGCGTTGACAGCTATGGGTACAACAAAAGACACTTTGCAAAAGAATCTTAACACGTTTCTGCTACAATACCGAAAGGCTCCTCACACCGAAACAGGAAGCCCGCCAGCAAAGTTGTTCTTAGGTCGAAACATTCGCACGCGCATTGATCTTGTGCGACCACAAGATATCAACACACGGATGCATCAGAAGCAACAATCCACATTCGAACCGTCTTTCCGTACATTCTCAGTTGGACAGAAAGTGTACTGTCTTTCTGGAAACCCACGAACGGACAAATGGATTGTAGGAGTCATCGAAGCCTGCTTGGGTGATCTTCATTATCAAATCAGATCCAACGGAAAGATGCTTAAGCGACATGTCGACCAGATTCGAAGCTTCCAAGGCAACGTCAGCTTCGAAGAGACCGATGAAGACGTACCTCGTCGACTGGATTTCTATGCGAACACTGAGACGCAGCAACCACCAATCAATAATGAAGCCAACGAAACAGCAACGTCTTCAGATGAGTCCATTTCATCAGATATTGTGTTTGGAACACCTATGAGCAGCCCGCAACAATTAACCTCATCGTCAAGCGAAGACTCACCACCAGTAGCCCGCAGGTCCCAAAGACAACGTCGCCCTCCTCTACGCTACTCGCCATCCTAGAGTGAACCAGGATCTTCATACAAGAGGGAGGAAATGTTGTATATGGAACACCCTATGTATGAGCGGTGATGATTGTCATCGCTCCTGACGTGACACAACCTGGATGCCGTCCGGATGCACCCCGACCTGGCATCAACTAAAAGAGCTCTAGATCAATCAGCATCGTTGGCTCGTGAACTTCCACTCTTTTATTCTCCtcattattacattttttattcaataaagTGAATTCAATACGCAACATGCTGGATGCTAGATCTAAGTTTATTCCATGGCTGGGGGCAGTGAAACTACCGAACGACGATCGTACTAGGTGTATGGTTACACTAATCAGCGAATGGTATGCTGTCGGGCCGGCACATTGCTTCAATACCGTTGGTGTCATGTAAGTATTGTTTTACTCCTGTTATAGGTACAAGCAACAACCAACTCACCGTTGCTTTATTTTGCACCGACAGCCCTCATATTTTACTTGGTAATGTCCCAAATGAAACTCCTCTCCAGTGCACCTTTAGTACTAACATTGAAGACTGTATGGTTTTTGAGCAATCGCGGAAAATTCAAAGAATCATTGTACATCCAAAGTTCGGCCCGAACAACTCTGCGGACAACATCGCGCTACTCGAGCTGCTGAGTCCAGCAGACACTAGCCAGCCGAACGTGCAGCCTATCTGCATGCCGGTAACGCCCGAGCTTCGAACGAACGCAAAGACCAATTTAAGTGTAGTGGCGATCGCAAGGAGAGACCTCAGGCAACAAAACATTGCCGTCCGGTTCGTGGAACCCGTTGAGTGTACGAGGCAGTACGCGGAACAGAAAATTGAGCTTAAATTAGAATTCAAACGAATGTACACCGTACAACCAAGCAAGCGGGAGGAAAGATATTGCTATTCTCTGCTAGAGGGTGCACCGATCCATGAAATGAAGATATTCGGTGGAAAGGAGCAATACTTTCTGCGGGGGTTTGACCTGACTGGGGCGGCCTGCAATACAGTTACACCATCCATTTACAACAATATCGAAGCATATGTCGACTGGATACTATACAACATGAGGTACAACGAGCAAGAAGGGGCGAGCGACGGTGGAACTATAATCACAACTCAAGAAACACTCGAGTCAGAGTGGGAAACGTTGCAGCTGGGAAATGATAAATTGCGTCTGTTTAATATGAATACGTGCGGCTTAATTGACCCCGATAGTATCAGTGAATATTTTGCAACAGGCATGCCTTGGGTCGGGATACTTGAATCGCGGACGGTAACTAAAAACGAATTTTTGGAAGAGAGAGTAGTCGTGCTCATCAGCGAGTGGTATGTCTTGGCGCCGAAATATGGTGTGCAGAAGGATTTTATATGGTGAGTGTCTTTGTAGTGAGTGTGATTGCCTttatactctctctctctctctctctcactcactctttctctctatctccttttttctctatctccttctctctctaaAGGCGATATATTTTACTAGGACAaatacatacatttttttaagaatCGCACCAACGAATAGAAATCAAGAACATTATCCTCCCACCGTCCGATCACTCCAGGCAATTGTTTGCACTGCTCGAGCTGCTCGAACCAGCTGATCTAACGGATCCCCATATCCAACCAATCTGTTTGCCCTTCATGGATGGGCTACATCGTAACAAACCCGCGGAAGTGATTATGACGTCCTACCATAATAATTTCGGAAGTATCCATGCCAACAAGACGCTGAAGATTACCACCTACCAGCACTGCCAGCCACGGCTGTTGCACGCAGGACAGCTCATCAGCTTCGTCACGGAGCCTCTGTGTGCAGTCGAGTCTTCAGACGAACTCAAACAAGAGTCACTGTATTCCAAGCTGGGTAGTCCGTTTCAGCTCACAGTGCCGTACGCGGAACGGCCGCGCTACTTTCTGTACGGCATGCATGTCGATGGATCATACATTCTCTCTCGCCTACACCACGGTTCATACATATTTCACAAGATTGAAAAGGCAGATCTTGCTTGGATAGTGGACAGCGTGCGGGAAAACGAACTGCAAACTTCGTTCCCCAACAAAATTCGCACTGAACGAGTTAACTTGAGGTCAATACAGCATGCTTCCGGGAGCGCTTTCTTCAACTTTTAAACCTGTGGCATATCGTCGAACAGCTATCCGATGCCATGGATAGGAGATCTCATAGTCGGTAACAAGATTATTTCTACAATAATACTCATAAGTGACCGGTACGTTGTTAGTCGAGCAACGCATGTTTACTCTTACGTGCCAAACAGGTAAGAATTCAATTATCTAGTTTGAAGATGTAATGGGAATATAACTTGTTTTCTGATATCAGACTTCATGCAACATTGGGAACTGAAACAAGAGATGTAAATGATTCTAATgtgcaaaaaatacaaatcgaGGAGTTGATCGTTCATCCACAGTATAATAAACTCAATTTGGCTAACGACATTGCGTTAGCTCGACTTACTACCGCTGTGGATACATCTCTGCCTAACGTGCGACCCATCTGCTTGCCGATCATCGATGCAATTCGTAGCTATGATCTATCAAGCTTGTTCATGGATTTTTATGATCCCTCAATAAATAAGAAGCAATCTGACAATGCTGCTGATAGGTACATCGACCAGGTAGAGTGCCAACATCGGTGGCAAGGATTAATGGTTGGATTCACCATAGACACCTCCAATTATTGTGTTCTGGAACAACGCACGCTAGAGGACAACAAATCagtagaaataaaaaatggcgACGTTCTTCACTCCCGGCAAAGACTAGCACTGAGTGACAGAGAGTTTCTGCGCGGGTTTGCAGTGTTTAAACCGGACCTACCAAGTATTTACTATCCCGCTGTTTACATAAACACAGATGCTTATCTAGATTGGATATTGGAAACTATGGAGCAGCGCCCAGGGCTTCCTTTCGATCTGCGAGAAGAGCTTATATTCAGCGAAAAATAATGCATCTTTGCTCTCGTAAGACGCAATACAATCAAAAAACAAGTACAACTAcagtaaagcaaacaaattttaagtaaacaaacaattttcataCTGGCATTTAACGACGAGTAGCACGATGGGCTGCTCTCCAAAACCGATCAACGTGGGAATACCAACCTACATCATGATAGTAATCCAGAACTCTTTTCGAGTCTTCGTAGTTAAACAGTCCTCTAGCAATACCACAATTCCGGCTGTAGTTCCACAAGGAAGTATGTTGTGGGCCTCCTCACTCTTCATGATATACCTGTCAGACATACCCACTCTTCCTCAAGGTTGTGAACTGTTTCTCTTCGCCGACGACACGGCCATAGCAGTTAAGAGAAGAACTGTAAATGAACTCAAAAACAGAGCCCAGCAATGCGTTgttattttaatcaaatacATTCGGAAATGGAAACTAACATTACATCTGTTCTCGCTTTCCTCTGTATCtttatccggttgctatggaACGCAATCCATGAGAATAGATTGTAATCAACTACGTCTATATCGTTTTCAGCttcgtctgaatcgttttcagtTACGTTTGGATTGCTCTCAGTTACCTTTGGATTGTTGTAGCGCATGTCTGACAAATCTGTCAAATGTTATTCATTGCTTAAAAATGGGGTTGCAACACAAGTTCTCAATTGGGTTCAAACATAGAATAATacgaaattgttgcttttcaaaTCGTCTGTTATGTGGAGAATCGAGACGTACGCCGAGCGGTCACCAAATAAACGATGTGCCGCAACGAAATTTGCGCGAGCTACTGCAAAATCCAACGAttgctgaaaacgattcagacatagttgattgcgatccatagcaaccggataaagattcaaaggaaagtgagaacaggtgtGAATGAAGACAAGGCACAGGCTATAATCTCACTGAGTCAAAATATCAATTCTTAGACCGACAGGTAATAGGCTAACTATTACAGAGTTTTCCAtgagttctcatagttgtgggacacttcctggACTCTTTCTTACGGGAAATGAACTtgatatgatggaaattggactacATGGCACCCTCTGGATTCCTactggatttgtccaacaagggtgctatagagcccaattcccattacattaagttcatttcaagtAAGAAGGAGGCAAccaagtgtcccacagctataagaactcctggaaacccctgtaaaacAGGCATCACCCCCTATCGAGTGGTCTTAAAAAATTACATAATCTAGGAATAATATTCGATCAAAAACTACTTTTTGGAGATGCCATTAACAACCTAAAAACTAAATGTATAatctttataaataaaaaatatattcacACATTAATAGCAGATCCAACCTTTCGCAAGCTAACAAACCTGCGGTCTATAAAAGCATAGTAATACCTGCCATTACTTATGGAATTGCTGTTTGTCAAGACTGCGCAAATATCCATCGAAAGTGTCTTGAAGCAAATTTAAACCAAATCTGGCACTCAATAAACCTGACGGCATAAAAGCTGAAACAATTGCTTTCACGTCTTTctttcccgtttctttcgcaaatacacaaaaaatgcacaaaaccaACCACCACACATCGGGCAAATAGTGTTTATGCgtaacatattttattatactctttttttactctcATAAAATACTTTTTGTTCTCTTAGAATaacaacattgtttttttttgtgtttgtttgtttgtttgtttgttttgctttgtttaatAGGAATGTCTCAAGATGATTAATTATTAGCGTTAcgttttccacttttttgcAACATTGTTTGACGTATATATGCAtatattgtgttttgtgcttcaacacacacacacacacacttactgacaaacacacagacattCTCGTTAtactttctcgctctttctctctatatATCTCTCTTTCCATTTCTTCTGTTCTTCTGTTTCTTCATATATTTAAACTTCTTCATTTGTTTGCGCtccccaccccccctcccccgcggCAATAACATCCTCTACATCTCCCGTTTTTAACGTGTTTGCTCCGCACAATTGCACCGCCTCATTTTCAATAAGGGGTGGGAGAGGGGGGTGTGAAGGGACATCTTGACTGACAAGAAACTTTCTTTCCGACACGCGTTGCCTTTCCTCTTGAAACAATTCCCTTTCGCGCACATGCGGGCGATGTTGGGGACCAAATCTCACTCCAAATCGTTACCCCGGGCAAATGTGGCGGCCGATGAGGTACTACAGGTTGAAGAGTAGGATAGAGAGAAGGGGGGAAAAACcactaccaccgccaccaaATCGAAGCAATCTCCAAATAACCTAACATGCGCGGGGGCATTATGCCCCACGTGTGCGCAATCCGATTAAAGTTTTCCAAAATGTCCCAGGCAGACCCACCCCATCGCGTTGAACGTATTAACAGGAGGCTGTGTCTCACAAACCCCTTGTGGTCAGTGCAAGGGCACATTCCCTCAATTGCAAGCCCGCTTCAATGCTGTCGACGAAGCAGTATCATCAAAGACAgccccaaccaaccaaccacc
The Anopheles arabiensis isolate DONGOLA chromosome X, AaraD3, whole genome shotgun sequence DNA segment above includes these coding regions:
- the LOC120905550 gene encoding uncharacterized protein K02A2.6-like is translated as MSVADYFDRLEWALQLNNIPKEKYADYARVHMGSVLNNAFKFLITPKNPEEIPYEELRQILQRHFDQAKNKFVESIKFRNIRQQKGETIAQFVQSQQNSDIDVVQSLHCINNMPSVNKKMLNVKINEGKYDSLFGRDWIAQFTNEINFRELFTSTVPVNVLSSIEPTREQAAQLSKLLEDFNNIFSDVPGMLVGPPAKVHLKPDTTPVFARARDVPLALRERYASEIDKKLASGFYEKVEVSEWASPTHIVIKKNGGIRITGNYKPTVNPKMIIDEHPIPKIEDIFNKMKGAALFCHLDVTDAYTHLPIDEDFRHILTLNTSTHGLIRPKRAVYGAANIPAIWQRRMETILQGLTNVVSFFDDVIVFAKDFEEMLAALNETLEQMRRNGLRLNRSKCIFATSSLECLGHRIDSHGLHKSDKHIKAIRDAPTPTTPEELQLFLGHVLFEMYCLPILLSGHKQQRRPTKT
- the LOC120905876 gene encoding phenoloxidase-activating factor 1-like, which gives rise to MLDARSKFIPWLGAVKLPNDDRTRCMVTLISEWYAVGPAHCFNTVGVIPHILLGNVPNETPLQCTFSTNIEDCMVFEQSRKIQRIIVHPKFGPNNSADNIALLELLSPADTSQPNVQPICMPVTPELRTNAKTNLSVVAIARRDLRQQNIAVRFVEPVECTRQYAEQKIELKLEFKRMYTVQPSKREERYCYSLLEGAPIHEMKIFGGKEQYFLRGFDLTGAACNTVTPSIYNNIEAYVDWILYNMRYNEQEGASDGGTIITTQETLESEWETLQLGNDKLRLFNMNTCGLIDPDSISEYFATGMPWVGILESRTVTKNEFLEERVVVLISEWYVLAPKYGVQKDFIWRYILLGQIHTFF